A stretch of Microbacterium sp. LWH3-1.2 DNA encodes these proteins:
- the glmU gene encoding bifunctional UDP-N-acetylglucosamine diphosphorylase/glucosamine-1-phosphate N-acetyltransferase GlmU — protein MTDTTRDSALAVIVLAAGQGTRMKSSVPKVLHRIGGRPLVGHVLDTAIALGPERVIVVVRHERDLVADAVVKAVPGVVVVDQDEIPGTGRAVEVALDALGDFAGDVLVLSGDVPLLEADTLAGLVRTHRDRAVAATLLSAALDDATGYGRVIRDADGTVSRIVEQKDATADEASVTEINAGVYVFQMQALRTELALVGTENAQGEKYLTDVVALLRGDGLGVAAETAPDAAAALGVNDRVQLAEAARLLNARTVRRWQLEGVTVLDPATTWIDVDAKLAADVTVLPNTHILRTTTIASGAIVGPDTSLVDCEVGEDATVTRTDATLAVIGAKATVGPYAYLRPGTYLGDKGKIGTFVETKNSTIGEASKVPHLSYIGDTTIGKHVNLGAGAITANYDDLSKHRTEIGDEVHSGSHNVFVAPVRIGDGAKTGAGAVIRKDVPAGALALSVAPQRNVEGWVEKNRPGTGAADVAAKARSAQKADDGAQEEDR, from the coding sequence ATGACCGACACGACCCGCGACAGCGCACTGGCCGTCATCGTCCTGGCCGCGGGGCAAGGTACCCGCATGAAGTCCTCGGTTCCCAAAGTGCTGCACCGCATCGGCGGACGCCCGCTCGTCGGGCATGTGCTCGACACCGCGATCGCCCTCGGACCCGAGCGCGTCATCGTGGTCGTGCGCCACGAGCGCGATCTCGTCGCCGACGCCGTCGTGAAGGCCGTGCCGGGCGTGGTGGTCGTCGACCAGGACGAGATCCCCGGCACCGGTCGCGCGGTCGAGGTGGCGCTCGACGCCCTCGGCGACTTCGCGGGCGACGTGCTGGTGCTCAGCGGCGACGTGCCGCTCCTCGAGGCCGACACGCTCGCGGGGCTGGTGCGCACGCACCGCGACCGTGCCGTGGCCGCGACCCTGCTCAGCGCCGCGCTCGACGACGCCACCGGCTACGGCCGCGTGATCCGCGACGCCGACGGCACGGTGTCGCGCATCGTCGAGCAGAAGGATGCGACGGCGGACGAGGCATCCGTCACCGAGATCAACGCAGGGGTGTACGTCTTCCAGATGCAGGCGCTGCGCACCGAGCTGGCGCTCGTCGGCACCGAGAACGCGCAGGGCGAGAAGTACCTGACGGACGTGGTGGCGCTGCTGCGCGGCGACGGTCTCGGCGTCGCGGCGGAGACCGCTCCGGACGCGGCGGCAGCCCTCGGCGTGAACGACCGGGTGCAGTTGGCCGAGGCCGCTCGCCTGCTGAACGCGCGCACGGTGCGGCGCTGGCAGCTCGAGGGTGTCACGGTCCTCGACCCGGCGACGACGTGGATCGATGTCGACGCGAAGCTGGCGGCCGACGTCACGGTGCTGCCGAACACGCACATCCTGCGCACCACGACGATCGCGTCGGGTGCGATCGTCGGGCCCGACACGAGCCTCGTCGACTGCGAGGTGGGGGAGGACGCCACCGTCACCCGCACGGACGCGACGCTCGCCGTCATCGGCGCGAAGGCCACCGTGGGCCCGTACGCCTACCTGCGCCCGGGCACGTACCTCGGCGACAAAGGCAAGATCGGCACCTTCGTCGAGACGAAGAACTCGACGATCGGCGAAGCCAGCAAGGTGCCGCACCTGTCGTACATCGGCGACACCACGATCGGCAAGCACGTCAACCTCGGCGCCGGCGCGATCACCGCGAACTACGACGACCTGAGCAAGCACCGCACGGAGATCGGCGACGAGGTCCACTCCGGGTCGCACAACGTCTTCGTGGCGCCCGTTAGGATCGGAGACGGCGCGAAAACCGGGGCAGGGGCGGTCATCCGCAAGGATGTGCCCGCCGGTGCCCTCGCTCTCAGCGTCGCCCCTCAGCGCAACGTCGAGGGTTGGGTCGAGAAGAACAGACCGGGTACCGGGGCGGCGGATGTCGCAGCCAAGGCCCGCAGCGCACAGAAGGCGGACGATGGCGCGCAAGAAGAAGACCGTTGA
- a CDS encoding MarR family winged helix-turn-helix transcriptional regulator: protein MTAQSDEVDRIVEAWTTQRPDLDFSPLGVLSRVDRLSRHLDRARRDAFKRSELEPWEWDVLSALRRAGEPFQLSPKQLLQQTLVSSGTMTNRIDRLVGRRLVRRESDPDDGRSILVTLTDEGKIRVDAAITRLVDAEALLLEGLSRGDRDRLAALLRKLSLGFDAAD, encoded by the coding sequence ATGACGGCGCAGAGCGACGAGGTCGACCGCATCGTCGAGGCGTGGACCACGCAGCGCCCCGACCTCGACTTCTCGCCCCTCGGCGTGCTGTCGCGCGTCGACCGGCTGTCGCGCCACCTCGATCGCGCGCGCCGCGACGCGTTCAAGCGCAGCGAACTCGAGCCGTGGGAGTGGGACGTCCTGTCGGCCCTGCGGCGCGCGGGTGAGCCCTTCCAGCTGAGTCCGAAGCAGCTGCTGCAGCAGACCCTCGTCTCGAGCGGCACGATGACGAACCGCATCGACCGCCTCGTGGGGCGCCGGCTGGTGCGCCGGGAGTCCGACCCCGACGACGGCCGCAGCATCCTGGTCACGCTCACCGACGAGGGGAAGATCAGGGTGGATGCCGCGATCACGCGTCTCGTCGACGCCGAGGCGCTCCTGCTCGAGGGCCTGTCCCGCGGCGACCGCGACCGCCTCGCGGCCCTGCTGCGCAAGCTCAGCCTCGGCTTCGACGCCGCCGACTGA